A single window of Phaenicophaeus curvirostris isolate KB17595 chromosome 7, BPBGC_Pcur_1.0, whole genome shotgun sequence DNA harbors:
- the TSN gene encoding translin yields the protein MSVSDMFVALQGALTADQDIREEIRKVVQALEQTAREMLTLMQGVHQGPGFQDIPTKCQKAREHFSTVKTQLESLKTKFPSDQYYRFHEHWRFVLQRLVFLAAFVVYLESETLVTQQTVAEILGIEADRERGFHLDIEDYLSGILTLASELARLAVNSVTAGDYSRPLRISTFINELDSGFRLLNLKNDSLRKRYDGLKYDVKKIEEVVYDLSIRGLSKEATGGAGGEK from the exons ATGTCGGTGAGCGACATGTTCGTGGCGCTGCAGGGCGCCCTCACCGCCGACCAGGACATCCGCGAG GAGATCCGGAAGGTGGTGCAGGCGCTGGAGCAGACGGCGCGGGAGATGCTGACGCTGATGCAGGGCGTGCACCAGGGACCCGGCTTCCAGGACA taccAACGAAATGTCAGAAGGCTCGTGAACACTTCAGTACAGTGAAAACACAGCTGGAATCTCTGAAGACAAAGTTTCCTTCTGATCAGTATTACAG ATTTCATGAGCACTGGAGGTTTGTGCTTCAGCGGCTGGTGTTTCTGGCAGCGTTCGTAGTCTACTTGGAATCAGAAACATTGGTGACCCAACAAACTGTGGCAGAAATCCTGGGAA TTGAAGCTGATCGAGAGCGAGGCTTCCACCTGGACATTGAGGATTATCTTTCAGGCATATTAACTCTTGCCAGTGAGCTG GCCAGGCTGGCAGTGAACAGCGTCACTGCTGGTGACTATTCTCGTCCTCTGCGCATCTCAACTTTTATCAACGAGCTGGATTCTGGCTTCCGTCTCCTCAACCTGAAGAACGACTCCCTGAGGAAACGTTATGATGGCCTGAAATATGATGTCAAGAAAATTGAGGAAGTGGTTTATGACTTGTCGATCAGAGGACTCAGTAAGGAGGCAACTGGTGGTGCGGGTGGAGAGAAATGA
- the LOC138722810 gene encoding uncharacterized protein: protein MTYISVDERQEHCRVILSCQNNQLYAQYGLKEVSVSSMHPLRNLDTQFFSRDFHTLNSCHTGKASLASPLENRMYRSVENLHWATVADSGLYSHCRSLDNEIIFRYRGTSQWTEGCVDVAPVQSKSNSLRNLSLQAEPTSRSAQNMFLPPFTKVPQWLFPEERALHGDAKKELKEKLRLHSSKVAEPCKPLRPQAALPDLMARELFECQMCQQYKNGCAVKCCTVLVEHNALGHSLTGRQRLCFAHRFISPENIKQEARRRLQLRRQNSSPNLPLQHAGEGHELARSRTAETLERYNGETDVKATMGQSKKGCCRGRLYVPTFEEFKQMRSREANSPTSSSGPTECLDKGLPANQTLEEENNKNIRSEILGTKAVNEATVTAEDDDDVFHENHTSASFSQYPATWDGFRMSSAEVKDATFQISSLDRSLVPVCSSPIPRSPLQAVAVHRAGQEILSDEQQQGETRQLDDVLHLAGQSLASEAQSSCCSSLLLEATDLSSYGAKLQKMKDEFIGSALELIKKSCNAETAAKSPSKGQCDLREGDLPPPEDSQQPTAMSMATEAWEDKPSNEASSDTPPAGNTPSPSCRRSSSDIVHESTDGAKAQRECRLRPHFSDPMPTDSVKRKQLELKIAAAARQHAQKRRQERDYGPVVAKANLGHGGSFDETCRAPRGSLRSRHHWSNVSSLSTDSGIVGVNDVRDDLDPSEATQTKSADVERADSGIGRMAARKWRNRASETLSSLQAWEAHRPCTDCGERDLPVETDMQNCNQRRADLCEKCRKRRTERKESVLEFVNTEASYGEDLRIIKEEFYLPMQAAGLLSQEQLLGIFSNIQELIDLNENFLEILQEEIDQAFDQGDDDLMTVCIGEIFLEFVNMLPAFQTYCLQQSSSVNMLNTLEKEKELLRIFLNVSQNDNTALRRMNLRSFLMAPLQRVTKYPLLLSRIIKATTEYHPDHGSLREAKSRIESHLEHINMKTKQEGNTWTLRSFRQDSKKKREVINIEMRETALKTVGWLREETRFVMEGALQLAQPPDGQWVKKGSKTLKFQNMQVLLLVNMKRVSESSLESAESGPVKDAVLVLIRDKNNGKFHLLREPLRLSNCIVSTDPDCDDTFELIEIRREAFVFRDSDRARTHHWFRQIRRYSKELGSWKKRRNALPNIMISTPHTRP from the exons ATGACATACATCAGTGTTGATGAGAGACAGGAACACTGCCGGGTGATCTTGAGCTGCCAAAATAATCAGCTCTATGCACAATATGGCTTAAAGGAGGTTTCGGTTAGCAGCATGCATCCACTAAGGAACCTAGACACTCAGTTTTTTTCTCGGGACTTCCACACTCTAAACTCCTGCCATACAGGCAAGGCATCTTTGGCCAGTCCTCTGGAAAATCGGATGTATCGGAGCGTGGAGAACCTTCACTGGGCAACAGTTGCTGACTCTGGGCTGTATTCTCACTGCCGGAGCCTGGATAATGAGATCATCTTTCGCTATAGAGGCACCAGTCAGTGGACAGAAGGCTGTGTGGATGTGGCCCCAGTACAAAGTAAATCGAACTCTCTGAGAAAcctttctctccaggctgaaccaacTTCTCGATCAGCACAGAACATGTTCCTCCCTCCCTTTACCAAAGTGCCTCAGTGGCTTTTCCCAGAGGAAAGAGCCCTACATGGGGATGCCAAAAAAGAGctgaaggagaagctgaggCTGCACAGCAGTAAGGTGGCAGAGCCCTGCAAGCCACTGCGTCcacaggcagctctgcctgacctgaTGGCCCGGGAGCTGTTTGAGTGCCAGATGTGCCAGCAGTACAAGAACGGCTGTGCTGTCAAGTGCTGCACAGTTTTGGTGGAACACAATGCTCTCGGGCACAGCCTCACAGGGAGACAGAGACTGTGTTTTGCACACAGGTTCATCAGTCCAGAAAACATCAAGCAGGAGGCTCGGAGGAGGCTTCAGCTCCGAAGGCAGAACAGTTCCCCCAATTTGCCCCTTCAGCATGCTGGGGAAGGCCATGAGTTGGCCAGATCCAGAACAGCAGAAACCCTGGAACGGTATAATGGAGAAACAGATGTCAAAGCCACAATGGGACAGAGCAAGAaaggctgctgcagaggaaggctcTATGTACCCACCTTTGAGGAATTCAAGCAAATGAGAAGTAGGGAGGCAAATTCACCTACAAGCAGCAGTGGGCCAACAGAGTGCTTGGATAAGGGTCTGCCTGCAAACCAGACCCTGGAGGAGGAGAACAATAAGAACATCCGTTCAGAAATTCTGGGGACCAAAGCTGTGAATGAAGCCACTGTCACAGCagaggatgatgatgatgtgttCCATGAAAACCACACTTCTGCTagtttttcccaatatccagccACATGGGATGGTTTCAGAATGAGCAGCGCTGAGGTGAAGGATGCAACCTTCCAGATCTCCAGCCTGGATAGGTCCCTAGTCCCTGTTTGCTCTAGCCCTATTCCACGATCACCTTTGCAGGCAGTAGCAGTACACAGAGCTGGACAGGAGATCTTGAGTGATgagcagcagcaaggagagaCAAGACAATTAGATGATGTCCTCCACCTTGCAGGACAGTCACTGGCTTCTGAAGCCCAGTCCTCTTGCTGTTCATCGCTGCTGTTAGAAGCCACAGACTTATCCAGCTATGGAGCTAAGCTGCAAAAAATGAAGGATGAATTCATAGGTTCAGCCCTGGAACTTATTAAGAAAAG CTGCAATGCTGAGACTGCTGCCAAATCCCCCTCCAAGGGACAGTGTGATCTGAGGGAAGGTGATCTCCCACCTCCGGAGGACAGCCAGCAGCCCACAGCGATGTCCATGGCAACAGAGGCCTGGGAAGACAAACCAAGCAATGAGGCATCCAGCGACACTCCACCTGCAGGGAAT ACCCCTAGTCCCAGCTGCCGCCGATCCAGCTCTGACATCGTCCATGAGAGCACAGATGGTGCCAAGGCCCAGCGGGAGTGCCGGCTGAGGCCACACTTCAGTGACCCTATGCCCACAGACTCTGTGAAGAggaagcagctggagctgaagaTTGCAGCTGCAGCACGGCAGCACGCACAGAAGCGCCGGCAGGAGCGAGACTACG GTCCAGTGGTAGCAAAAGCCAACCTTGGCCATGGTGGCAGCTTTGATGAAACCTGCCGTGCCCCACGGGGTTCCCTGCGCTCCAGACATCATTGGAGCAATGTCAGCAGCCTGAGCACAGACAGTGGGATTGTTGGCGTGAACGATGTCCGGGATGACCTGGATCCCAGCGAGGCCACCCAAACCAAGTCAGCAGATGTGGAGAGGGCAGATAGTGGCATTGGCCGGATGGCAGCCAGAAAGTGGAGGAACAGGGCATCTGAGACGCTGAGCTCCCTGCAGGCGTGGGAAGCCCACCGACCCTGCACCGACTGTGGAGAAAGGGACCTCCCGGTGGAGACAGACATGCAAAATTGCAATCAGAGGCGGGCTGACCTCTGTGAGAAATGCCGCAAGCGCAGGACGGAGCGCAAGGAGTCTGTACTGGAGTTTGTCAACACTGAGGCCAGCTATGGAGAGGACCTGCGCATCATCAAAGAGGAGTTCTACCTCCCCatgcaggcagctgggctgctgagccaggagcagctcctgggcATCTTCAGCAACATCCAGGAGCTCATTGACCTCAATGAGAACTTCCTGGAGATACTCCAGGAAGAGATCGATCAAGCCTTTGACCAG GGTGACGATGACCTGATGACCGTGTGCATCGGTGAAATATTTCTAGAGTTTGTCAACATGCTGCCGGCCTTTCAGACGTACTGTCTCCAGCAGTCCTCCTCCGTCAACATGCTCAACAcgctggagaaggagaaagagctgCTCAG GATATTCCTTAATGTCTCCCAGAATGACAACACAGCACTGCGGAGGATGAACCTGAGGTCCTTCCTGATGGCCCCTTTGCAGAGGGTCACCAAGTACCcgctgctgctgagcagaatCATCAAGGCCACCACCGAGTACCACCCAGATCACGGCAGCCTGCGGGAGGCCAAGAGCCGCATCGAGTCCCACCTGGAGCACATCAACATGAAAACCAAGCAGGAGGGGAACACATGGACCCTCCGATCCTTTCGCCAGGACAgcaagaagaagagggaagtcATCAACATTGAGATGAGAGAAACTGCCCTCAAAACTGTAGGTTGGCTGCGGGAGGAAACACGATTTGTGATGGAGGGGGCTCTGCAACTGGCACAGCCCCCGGACGGCCAGTGGGTGAAGAAAGGCAGCAAGACCCTGAAATTCCAGAATATGCAAGTCCTCCTCCTGGTGAACATGAAGCGTGTGTCCGAGTCCAGCCTGGAGTCAGCTGAGTCAGGGCCTGTGAAAGACGCTGTGCTGGTACTCATCAGGGACAAAAACAATGGGAAGTTCCATTTGCTCAGGGAGCCTTTGAGGCTGAGTAATTGCATCGTTTCTACTGATCCTGACTGCGACGACACTTTTGAACTCATTGAGATCAGGCGGGAGGCGTTTGTGTTCCGGGACAGCGACCGGGCGAGGACTCACCACTGGTTCAGGCAGATCAGGCGATACTCgaaggagctgggctcctggAAGAAGCGGCGGAATGCGCTGCCCAACATCATGATCAGCACCCCTCACACCAGGCCGTGA